The Pleuronectes platessa chromosome 23, fPlePla1.1, whole genome shotgun sequence genome contains a region encoding:
- the LOC128429905 gene encoding prostaglandin reductase 1 encodes MVQAKTWVLSKHFDGFPKDSDFQLKTEELPEPKDGEVLLEAVFLSVDPYMRPFSRVRMKEGEVMIGTQVAKVIQSKNPAFPVGSHVVGRCGWRTHTLSDGTGLVPIMAEWPQDVSLSLALGTIGMPGLTALYGIEEVLGLQKGETLLVNAAAGAVGSVVGQIAKIKGCKVVGSTGSDAKVAFLKELGFDEAFNYKTVGSLEEALKKAAPEGYDCMFENVGGSFSNVALHQMKNFGRIAVCGSISMYNDSTPQEGPYPHLTMIFKQIKMEGFMQSRWEHKNPESLKRLVGWLKEGKIQSREHVTKGFEKMPAAFMGMLQGDNIGKAVIAV; translated from the exons ATGGTCCAAGCCAAGACGTGGGTCCTGTCCAAACACTTCGATGGCTTCCCGAAGGACAGCGACTTCCAGCTGAAGACGGAGGAGCTGCCCGAGCCCAAGGATGGAG AGGTGCTTCTGGAGGCCGTGTTTCTCAGCGTCGACCCGTACATGAG GCCGTTCAGTCGGGTTCGCATGAAGGAGGGCGAGGTGATGATTGGAACTCAAGTGGCCAA AGTGATCCAGAGTAAAAACCCAGCGTTTCCCGTGGGGAGCCATGTGGTCGGGCGCTGCGGCTGGAGAACCCACACGCTCAGCGACGGCACGGGCCTCGTTCCCATCATGGCCGAGTGGCCTCAGGACGTCTCATTGTCTCTGGCTCTGGGGACCATCGGCATGCCAGG GCTCACAGCGCTGTATGGCATCGAGGAGGTGTTGGGACTCCAGAAAGGCGAGACGCTGCTGGTGAACGCTGCAGCCGGTGCCGTGGGCTCCGTGGTGGGCCAGATCGCCAAGATCAAGGGCTGCAAGGTGGTGGGCTCGACTGGCTCCGACGCCAAGGTGGCCTTCCTCAAAGAGCTGGGCTTCGACGAGGCCTTCAACTACAAGACCGTCGGCTCCCTGGAGGAGGCGCTGAAGAAAGCGGCTCCGGAGGGTTATGACTGCATGTTTGAAAAC GTGGGAGGCTCCTTTTCAAACGTGGCCCTGCACCAGATGAAGAACTTCGGAAGGATCGCAGTGTGTGGGAGTATTTCTATGTACAATGACTCCACACCTCAGGAGG GTCCGTACCCACATCTCACCATGATCTTCAAGCAGATAAAGATGGAGGGCTTCATGCAGTCCAGGTGGGAGCACAAAAACCCAGAATCCCTCAAGAGGCTGGTGGGATGGTTGAAGGAG GGCAAAATTCAGAGTCGGGAGCACGTGACAAAGGGCTTTGAGAAGATGCCAGCTGCTTTCATGGGGATGCTGCAGGGAGACAACATCGGAAAGGCCGTCATCGCAGTCTGA
- the haus3 gene encoding HAUS augmin-like complex subunit 3, with amino-acid sequence MLNGGHFVEALGRLGYPDASSLKASEFDWLFDCAPENLHFLRFVCRSLNRNNVLTVEEARAFQELRKSGKQLLDEAALGEVLKTIGPSDGSSGSSSSSSGFAAEGDLDVEDLEAELQALRKERELKQRRFNKLQVVATSRADVDLRLAAELEKAACKLKEASTSIGGENADTNTLLQNLTDEVRKLASYVPAQPETVAPSHSSISKRPPVLLSQLSLDPYLHQEELNTKTLAAFTQKHFFQGISDIVETSCSERFQVLDLSSCEDGEEDKEEKAREEHEGKEKEARVVERRRTEMARLQWSHIVTQHQLMQALAEEKSVEVGLDWLSEQSAHTKSISTSSSLHVREVVSRKELQAVEAELEALLHGPVPAALRESARLINVPVVRGDLALQLSRQDYYTSRQDQVRDYLLRQKASFDLVLLAQQMEQRRWRMCLKHLGEVNSRMVEESEAATLRIESLASPDLAINPRKNPIISCRDAAFSRLLQILNHDSDQGRSEPFRTYEALDQAARDLAGNLQVTRDALAGASREQHYTTARLNGDSEALHRAMHTELQQLVLGPQVCPMATTDQELLCPNAQELTSKLVEAESQLQSLQNLMQEIMGEVKAKRSQLERNALLRRERQLYIYFHLDALLLKKIVEDLEGKMPAKKGLR; translated from the exons ATGTTAAACGGGGGCCACTTTGTGGAGGCGCTGGGCCGTCTCGGTTACCCCGATGCATCATCTCTGAAGGCCTCCGAGTTCGACTGGCTGTTCGACTGCGCTCCGGAGAATCTCCACTTCTTGCGCTTTGTCTGTCGGTCCCTCAACCGCAACAATGTTCTCACCGTGGAGGAGGCGCGGGCTTTCCAGGAACTGCGGAAGTCCGGCAAACAGCTTCTGGATGAAGCAGCTTTGGGCGAGGTCCTGAAAACCATTGGCCCTTCAGATGGGAGCAGTgggtcttcatcttcatcctctgggTTTGCAGCGGAGGGCGATTTGGACGTGGAGGACCTGGAGGCCGAGCTCCAAGCGCTGcgtaaagagagagagctgaagCAGAGGCGCTTTAACAAGTTACAGGTTGTGGCCACCTCTCGGGCAGATGTtgacctgcgacttgctgcagagctggagaaaGCTGCGTGTAAGCTTAAGGAAGCCAGCACTTCAATCGGAGGTGAGAATGCTGACACCAACACTCTGTTACAAAACCTAACGGATGAGGTGAGGAAACTTGCTTCATATGTCCCTGCTCAGCCAGAGACTGTGGCTCCATCACACTCCTCAATCTCCAAAAGGCCCCCAGTCCTCCTTTCTCAGCTGTCCTTGGATCCTTATCTGCACCAGGAGGAGCTCAACACCAAAACACTAGCTGCCTTCACTCAGAAGCATTTCTTCCAGGGCATCTCTGACATTGTTGAGACTTCTTGCTCTGAGCGCTTCCAGGTCCTCGACCTCAGCTCTTGtgaagatggagaggaggacaaggaggagaaaGCGCGGGAAGAGCAtgagggaaaagaaaaggaggcacGGGTGGTGGAGCGCAGGAGGACGGAGATGGCCAGACTTCAATGGTCTCATATTGTGACCCAACATCAACTGATGCAGGCACTGGCAGAGGAGAAGAGTGTCGAGGTCGGACTGGATTGGCTGTCGGAGCAGTCAGCTCATACTAAG AGcatttccacctcctcctcgctACATGTACGTGAAGTGGTGTCCAGGAAGGAGCTGCAGGCTGTGGAGGCCGAGCTGGAGGCTCTGCTTCATGGACCAGTACCTGCTGCTCTCAGGGAGTCAGCCAGGCTAATCAATGTGCCTGTAGTGAGGGGAGACCTGGCTCTGCAGCTGTCCAGGCAGGACTACTACACCTCCAGACAGGATCAG GTTCGTGACTACCTTCTCCGTCAGAAGGCCTCCTTTGACCTGGTCCTGCTGGCTCAGcagatggagcagaggagatggaggatgtGTCTGAAGCACCTGGGAGAAGTAAACAGCAGAATGGTAGAGGAAAGTGAAGCAGCAACTCTCAGGATTGAGTCCCTGGCGAGTCCCGACCTGGCTATCAACCCCAGGAAGAACCCGATCATCAGCTGCAGGGATGCAGCCTTCAGCAG ACTGCTCCAGATCCTCAACCACGATTCAGACCAAGGGCGATCGGAGCCTTTTCGGACGTACGAAGCCTTGGACCAGGCAGCTCGTGACCTGGCAGGAAACCTCCAGGTGACCCGGGACGCCTTAGCTGGTGCTAGCCGCGAACAGCACTACACCACTGCCCGTCTTAACGGCGACAGTGAGGCGCTTCACAGGGCCATGCACACAGAGCTCCAGCAGCTGGTCCTGGGGCCGCAGGTATGTCCAATGGCCACCACAGATCAGGAGCTGCTCTGCCCCAATGCACAG GAGCTGACATCCAAGCTTGTGGAAGCAGAGTCACAGCTGCAGAGTTTGCAGAACTTAATGCAAGAAATCATGGGGGAGGTAAAAGCCAAACGCTCTCAGCTGGAGCGCAATGCCCTCCTGAGGCGGGAGAGACAGTTATACATCTACTTTCACTTGGATGCCCTACTCCTGAAGAAAATAGTGGAAGATCTGGAGGGCAAGATGCCTGCGAAGAAGGGACTGCGATAA
- the txn gene encoding thioredoxin, whose protein sequence is MVHEVTDLDDFQKQLKNAGDKLVMVDFTAVWCGPCKQISPYFHELAAEYTNVVFLKVDVDDAEDVSASCEINCMPTFVVYRAGKKLEELSGANPEKLLEMLKKHM, encoded by the exons ATGGTTCACGAAGTGACGGATCTC GATGACTTCCAGAAGCAGCTGAAGAACGCCGGAGACAAGCTGGTGATGGTGGACTTCACCGCCGTGTGGTGCGGCCCCTGCAAACAGATCAGCCCATACTTTCAT GAGCTGGCGGCAGAGTACACCAACGTGGTTTTCCTGAAGGTGGACGTGGATGATGCTGAG GATGTCAGTGCGTCATGTGAAATTAATTGCATGCCCACCTTCGTAGTGTACAGGGCAGGAAAGAAG TTGGAAGAACTCTCCGGCGCTAACCCAGAGAAACTACTTGAAATGCTGAAGAAACACATGTAA